One Prunus dulcis unplaced genomic scaffold, ALMONDv2, whole genome shotgun sequence genomic window carries:
- the LOC117612522 gene encoding uncharacterized protein LOC117612522: MMGSGSSGGDLRTPQFDGANYDFWAVNMETILIAHDLWDVVEVEVQPQRILEEEEGSRGGSGGEGSEAQQVSVEAPTISREDRIKNSKALSLIQGALTDELFPHIRNEKTAKGAWHTLRREFRADKKVRAVKLQVVRADFEYMRMTDGESLDSYLARFFGTVNNLKSLCEDVSETRIVQKLLMSRSRRYKSVVSIIEETRDLDVLRVEEVIASVKVYDKREDLHDERDKLAGTERAFSSLKVGNNQVHGTHKGSQSRPNQKWQGQDKK; this comes from the coding sequence ATGATGGGATCAGGTTCTTCAGGTGGAGATTTACGAACTCCACAGTTTGATGGTGCAAACTATGATTTTTGGGCTGTCAATATGGAGACTATCCTCATAGCACATGATCTATGGGATGTAGTTGAGGTCGAAGTACAACCTCAGCGAATTcttgaggaggaagaaggcTCTAGAGGTGGCTCTGGAGGTGAAGGAAGTGAGGCTCAGCAAGTTTCAGTGGAAGCACCCACCATCTCCAGAGAAGACAGAATCAAAAACTCCAAGGCACTAAGTCTCATTCAAGGAGCTTTAACTGATGAGCTCTTCCCTCACATCAGAAATGAAAAGACTGCAAAAGGAGCTTGGCATACTCTGAGAAGAGAGTTCAGAGCAGATAAAAAGGTAAGAGCTGTAAAACTTCAAGTTGTTAGAGCAGATTTTGAGTATATGAGAATGACAGATGGTGAAAGCTTAGATAGCTATTTGGCTAGATTCTTTGGAACTGTGAATAATCTAAAATCACTTTGTGAAGATGTGTCTGAAACAAGAATTGTGCAAAAACTTTTGATGAGTCGAAGTAGAAGATATAAGTCCGTTGTGTCTATTATTGAAGAAACTCGAGACCTTGATGTTCTTAGAGTTGAAGAGGTCATTGCCTCTGTCAAAGTCTATGATAAAAGGGAGGACTTGCATGATGAAAGAGATAAATTGGCTGGAACTGAGAGAGCTTTTAGCAGCCTCAAGGTTGGAAATAACCAAGTCCATGGTACTCATAAGGGCTCACAGAGTAGACCAAATCAAAAGTGGCAGGGACAAGACAAAAAATGA